CCGCACAAGGCTGAACCTGCGCTGGCGCCGACACGGGCCAGCGTCGGCCAACTGCCCGACGTGCTCGCGGGCCGTTACCGCATCGAGCGCCTGCTGGGTGCCGGTGGCATGGGCGCGGTTTACCGCGCACGGGACTTGCTGAGCGAACAGTTCGGCGATCCCGACCCCTACATCGCGCTGAAAATCCTCAGCGAAGAATTTGCTGAATCGCCGGACGCCAGTGCCTTGCTTTACAGCGAGTTCGCCCTGACCCGACGCTTGCGCCACGACCACGTGCTGCGCTTTCACACCTTTGAAGTCGACACCGACTGCCAGCGCGCCTTCATCACCATGGAACTCATGCGTGGGCTGACCCTGGACAAATTACTCTGCGAGCGGCCCGTGGGCATGCCGTGGAAAGAACTGCGCGACATCGCGCTGCCGCTGCTCGACGCGCTGGCCTATGCCCACGCTCGCGGCGTGCTGCACGGTGACATGAAACCGAGCAACGTCATGCTCAGCGAAGAAGGTGTGCGCCTGTTCGACTTCGGTCTCGGCCAGGCTGAAGAGGGCATCTTGCCCGGCCTGCCGCACCTGAGCCGCAACCGTTTCAACGCTTGGACCCCCGGCTACGCTGCGCCGGAATTGCTCGAAGGCCAGCCACTGACCGCCAGCGCCGATGTCTACGGCGTGGCCTGCGTGCTCTACGAACTGGCCGGCGGCAAACACCCGTTCCGCCGCTTGCCCTCGACCCAGGCCCGCGATGAACACCTGGAGCGCGAGCTGCACGCACCGCGAAACCTACCGAAACACTGCTGGCCAGCCCTGCGAAAAGCGCTGACCTTCAACGCGGCTGATCGCACCATCACCGCCGCTCAATTACGCGACGCCCTGGGCGTCACCTCGTCTTTGCTGCAACGTCTGCGACTTCGGGCGTAACGGATGACATCCGAACAGGGAGCACACAATGTTCAACCCAGCTAACGAAACGCATTTCAGCCTGACCATCGAGGGCGCTGAAAGCGACAACATCGGCAACCTGCAAGTGCTGTCGTTCAGCGGCACCGAAGGCATCAGCCAGCCGTATCGCTTCGACCTCGAACTGGTCAGCGAAAACCCTGATCTGGACCTCGAAAAGCTCCTGCACAAGCAAGCGTTTCTGGCGCTTGATCAGCAGGGCTCAGGCATCCACGGCCAGATCTATCGCGTCGCTCAGGGCGATGCCGGCAAACGCCTGACGCGCTACAAAATCTCCCTGGTGCCGCACCTGCAATACCTGCATCACCGCACCAATCAGCGCATTTATCAGCAGATGTCGGCGCCGAAAATCATCGCGCTGATCCTCGAAGAACACGGGATCAAGGGCAACACCTACAGCTTCCAGTTGAACGAAACCTGCCCCGACCGCGACTACTGCGTGCAATACGACGAAACCGACCTGCACTTCGTCCAGCGCCTGTGTGAAGAAGAAGGCATTCACTACCACTTCCAGCACACGCCCGAGGGTCATTTGCTAGTGTTCGGCGACGACCAGACTGTGTTCCCGAAACTTGGCCAGCCCACCGCGTATGTGCAGGGCAGTGGCATGGTCGCCGACGAGCCGGTGATCAAAGGTTTCAAACTGCGTCTGGAGACCCGCACCGGCCGCGTCACGCGTCGCGACTACGACTTCGAAAAACCTCGCCTGCAACTCGAAGCGGGCTATAAACCTGACGGCGAAAGTACCGAGCCGGACCTGGAAGACTACGACTACCCGGGCCGCTTCATCGACCGCGCGCGCGGCAAGTTCCTCAGCCAACGTGCCCTCGAAAGACACCGCGCCGACTATCAACAAGCCGAGGGTAACGGCGACCAGACACGACTGGTCAGCGGCCATTTCCTGGAACTGTCCGACCACCCGCGTCAGGAGTGGAACGACCTGTGGCTGCTCACCGAAATCTTCCACGAAGGCAAACAGCCGCAAGTGCTCGAAGAGTCGGTAACCAGCGACACCACCGCCAACAAAGACGACTTCCACCAAGGCTATCGCAACCGCTTCCTCGCCACCCCGTGGGCGGTGTTCTACCGCCCGGCGCTGCAACACCCGAAACCCCGCGTGCTCGGCAGCCAAACCGCGCTGGTCACCGGGCCCAAGGGCGAAGAAATCCACTGCGACCAATACGGCCGCGTCAAAGTGCAATTCCACTGGGACCGCGAAGGCCAGGCCGACGACAAAACCAGTTGCTGGATGCGCGTTTCATCAAGCTGGGCCGGCGACCGCTACGGCGCCATCGCCATCCCGCGCATCGGCATGGAAGTGCTCGTCACCTTCCTCGAAGGCGACCCCGACCAGCCGCTGGTGACCGGTTGCCTGTACCACAAGGAAAACCTCGTCCCCTACGAACTGCCGGCGAACAAAACCCGCACCGTATTCAAAACCCTCAGCTCACCGGGCGGCGGCGGGTACAACGAACTGCGCATCGAAGACAAAAAAGGCGCAGAACAGATCTACCTGCATGCCCAGCGCGATTGGGATGAAAACGTTGAACACGATCAGAAGATTCGCGTGGGCAATGAGCGTCACGACACGGTGGAGAAGAACACTTACACCGAGTTGAAGGCGGAAGAACATCGCACCACCATTGCCGACCGCAAGAGTGAAGTGCGGATGGATGATCACCTGACGATTGGGCAGAACCAGCATGTGAAGTTGGGGACTGCGCAGCTGACTAGCGTTGGGAAAGAGATACATCTGAAGGCTGGGGACAAGATTGTTATTGAGGCTGGGATGGAGCTCACGGTTAAGGCCGGGGGGAGTTTCATCAAGCTGGATGCCGGTGGGATTACGGTGGTTGGGCCGGTGATCAAAATCAACGCTGGTGGGTCGGCAGGGAGCGGGACAGGGATCGGTATTGCGGCACCAGGCTTGCCGTTGATTGCTGATCAGGCGCGGGCAGGGAATACGCTTAAATCCGGCGCGGCAAACAGTGAAAAATTCGATGAACAGATTCGTTTTGTTACGGGGACCGGTAAACCAATTAAGTCGGTAAAAGCAGCCATTATCATTCCCTCTTCCGCTGTCCCGAAAATTTCCAAAAGTAATGCAGACGGCCTCCACCCACGGATCGAAACCGAAGTGGAAGAAACTGCAGAAGTTCACCTGATGTGGGACGAGCTGATTGTTCCGCTAGACGCTGACGATTACGAAGCGAGCAGAAATAAATGAGTGCACCTGTAGCTACTTTTCAGACCAATAACCAAAGCTGCTCAGTCAAAGAGATTCCTCTAAAGTGCGGGACATTGTGGGCGATGGGGCAGCAGGAAGCTATTCAGCGACTAAGTATCTCTAAGAAAGGTCTTTTTTCTAAAACGGCAAAAATGGAGTTGGTTTCAGATTTTAGCGCTCGTGCCGCGCGCATCGCAGCGGCGTATGCCGAATTCTATTTGGAACTGGGTGAAGATGGGAAGCCTGAAAAGAAAGGGCGCTTTTATTGGATGGGTTTAGCTGCATTCGCAAGTAAGCAGGTCAAGTGCGGTCTGGACTATATTCCTTCAGAACCCTATCTGACCGCTCTGGTGCCATTACCGTTTCAAGTTCCCTACAAAATAGGAAAAAACGGTTTGGGGATGGGCAATTTTTGGTTGTTTCAAGATATATTTGTTTGGCACTGGTTTTATAAAAAATACCCTTGCCAGTTCACTGAGTGCTCTCCTACAAGGAATGCACAAAGCGTTGAAGCACAAGTGGCAGTAAACATAAATAGTTTGCCTTGGGCACGTGAAGCGTTGCCTGTATTAAAGAATTTAGCACTGACACCCTATGTGGAAAAAGGCTTCAATCGAATAAAGGAGTGTGAGGAGGTGACCGACCCCGTCATAAAAAGGGACTTACAAATGTCCTCGCTTCTTGCAATCGCTGACCACGAGCAACGAAAAATACTACAACCTTTGATTTACGAAGGTTATATGTTCAAAAAGGTGCTAACAACTCAAGCGGCACTTGAGGGCGCCCCGTTGGTACCGCTACGTGTAGCTTCTTTCAGTTCCGCATGCGACGTAAAGGCTGAGGCGTTAAGGGTTCAAATGACAAAGGGTGATCTATTCAATGAATCGGATCGAATGGAATTCATTAAAAAAATCGCCGATCAGTACCATAAGTTAATGGGCGACAAGAAGGACTATATGGAACAAGAAATCGAAACCATCTCTACCTGGAAAAACACCCAATGAGATATTGTTTTTTTGTGCTGTTCTTTTTATTGGCTGCTTGCGGCGATTCAGACACTATTGGGGGTAAAACGATGACCGGTAATCAATCATTGATTCAAATTCAGCTACATCAGAACATCCAAGATCTGATTTCAAATAGCCCTTTGAAGTTTGAAGAAGAATGTATGGCACAGGTGAATATGTGCTGGTACAAGATTAGCGCATCTTTTAATAGCGAAACTCTTCCTTCAGTAGTTGTAGATAAAGATCTGAAGCTTGATCAAGTCGCCAGCGTCTCCATTGCAGTTGATAAAGATGTTGGGCCTGATATAGAAAATATCGAATTGTCGATAAAGAGTTTGCCTGATAACAGCAAGCATGAAGCCTATCAGGCTTTTTTGTATGAACTGATGAAGGAAATCAAGGCGGCTGGTTGGAAGCATTATTATTCTCCTTCAGATCCTAGGATTTCAGGATCGCAAAATGACAAAGTGGCTACACCCAATAAAATTTTAGGTGACTATGTTTTAAGTCATCCATGGTTGGATCCAGACTATCAAATTGATGTTGAGCAATGGTTGGAGGTAGACGATTTTTATAATTGGCATTTTTACAAAGATGGCAATCACCTGAAGTTGCAGGCGTGGCGGCATGATTCTGAAGATCGGCCAAAAGAGCGCGGAACGTACTTGGTCAGTTTGAACTTCACGACAGAGCGTGAGTACTGGGTCGCTTCGTTTAGCGAGACTAAAGATAAGGCGCGCTGGAAGGAACTATTGCCGGCGCGTCTCAAGGAATTTCAAAAAATTAGAAACGCTCGTGAAAAAAAGGCAGTCGATGCAGGCATTGAGATAGATACTAGCTATCAAGATCCTGCCGTTAAGGCATTGAACTAAGGCGAGTAACTAAGAAATAAATTGTAAGGTCGACGGTGTCTATGCATCGTCGGTTTTGCACATTATTTAAACAAAAGTGAAAAGATTTATTTATGCAGATCACCTCGTGGAAAAAATAAATCTGTCCCCGTATTTCATCAGCATCGCGCTTACCTATGGTTTAACTTCCCGCAGGATGCAACAAGGCCTGGGCGGAATACTTTCATTATGCATGCTTAAAGTATGAAATATCTTTTCGTTTTAATTGGCTTGTTTTCGACCCTTGCATGGTCAGTTGAAGGTGAGTTTTGCAATGCTGATACAGACTCTAAAAGCCTTATAACAGACTGGAAGTTGGGTGATGGTAAAACCAAGGTTCTTGCTACGATAAGTTCTACCGAGTTTATTACAGATCATGGGAGAATTGTTTATACCGGCGACCTGAGCGGAGACAGTAATGACGACTTTATTTATGAGGCATCTACAGGGGCAGGGTCTAGCGGAGACAGAGTTTTTAGCTTTTTACTTCAATGCCACGGTTACCTTAAATTGGTAGGTAGTGACTATTTTGCCAAAGTTGAAGTTCTGGATTCTGATAAGAGCAGTGGCGCCAAATTTAAAAATATAAAAATATATTCCTATAAGCGGAATCCGGATGGAAGTATTCAACAGAAAGGTGGAGAGGAATTAATGACTCCTCATGTTTGGAGGTTCAATCCGGAAACTAAGAAATACGAAGGAGGATCCGAGTAAGCATTTTATTCGCGACTCTGAATCTGGCAGATGCGTATTGAGATATGGGTATGAAGGGTAATGTATGCCCACTGTAAAAAGAATTTTGAGAGCGACGTGTGTGAAATTTAATATTGTTTATTCTTTTCTTCTTTTGGTTTGCGCGGTTTCGGTGTGGGCAGATAATAAAAATATGATCTGTGATCCGGATAGTAACGTGTGTTCTGTTGCTGTGGCTAATAATTATTGCGCTTCAGGCGAGGTTGCAAATACAAAATGGGATATCCGTTCAGGGGCATATGTCTTGAGTTGTGAGTGTGATTGCACATCTCAGGAAAATACATTTTGGTTGATCGATACTGCTGGAAAGTCTCCCGTGAAGACTATTTATACCAGTAAAATAGTCAGCTCTATTGATATAGAAAAAAATAAAGGCGGCGTCCCTGATTTGTTTGGATTGGTGCCTTATTGTACAAATCCTCAAGTAAACTCAGAGGTATTGATTAATCTAAAAAAAATTCCAGGCCCAGAAGGAGCGACACAACCTTATTGCTATTCGGTCGAAAAATCGGTCGCGGCAGAGGTTTGCACTACGACGGATTGCGAAGCTAAAAAAAGTCTGGTCATGCGAGACTTTGCCAGATTCAAAGAAGAGTCTTTATCTGAGTTTAAGAATGCTACGGCTAGACTTTATAAGGAAAAGGTCAGGTTTCAAAATTTCCCTAAGCAGCAGTTTGTTGCGCCGTATGTCAGCACCTTTGGCTATTCTAAGTCTGATCAGCAGTCGTATAATGATATTGCATACTACTGGCAGCAGGCAGGCTTTAATGATGATGCAATTTGGTTGCTGGAGAAAGTTATCTCCAGTAGTCCCAGTCGTATGGTTGCTTACTTAAATATTGCGGATGCATATTGGTCGAAGGGTGAGCAGAACAGAGCGTCAGATAACTATAAAAAATACATCGATTTGATGATGCTGTCGGGCAAGAAACAAAAAATTCCTGAGCGTGCCACTAATAGAAGCAAATAATACGAGTAAAAGTATTGGATTTATTTTAGTGAAATATCTGAAGGTGTGGATGTGATCGGAAGGAATTTAATTTTCGGCGAATGCACTGAGCCGGACCTGGAAGACTACGACTACCCCGGCCGCTTCATCGACCGCGCGCGCGGCAAATTCCTTAGCCAACGCGCACTCGAAAGACACCGCGCCGACTATCAACAAGCCGAGGGTAACGGCGACCAGACCCGACTGGTCAGCGGCCATTTCCTGGAACTGTCCGACCACCCGCGTCAGGAGTGGAACGACCTGTGGCTGCTCACCGAAATCTTCCACGAAGGCAAACAGCCGCAAGTGCTCGAAGAGTCGGTAACCAGCGACACCACCGCCAACAAAGACGACTTCCACCAAGGCTATCGCAACCGCTTCCTCGCCACCCCGTGGGCGGTGTTCTACCGCCCCGCGCTGCAACACCCGAAACCGCGCGTGCTCGGTAGCCAAACCGCGCTGGTCACCGGGCCCAAGGGTGAAGAAATCCACTGCGACCAATACGGCCGCATCAAAGTCCAATTCCACTGGGACCGCGAGGGCCAGGCCGATGACAAAACCAGTTGCTGGATGCGCGTTTCATCGAGCTGGGCCGGCGACCGCTACGGCGCCATTGCCATCCCGCGCATCGGCATGGAAGTGCTCGTCACCTTCCTCGAAGGCGACCCCGACCAACCACTGGTGACCGGTTGCTTGTACCACAAGGAAAACCTCGTCCCCTACGAACTGCCCGCGAACAAAACCCGCACCGTGTTCAAAACCCTCAGCTCACCGGGCGGCGGCGGGTACAACGAACTGCGCATTGAAGACAAGAAAGGCGCGGAACAGATCTACCTGCATGCCCAGCGCGATTGGGATGAAAACGTTGAGCACGATCAGAAGATTCGCGTGGGCAATGAGCGGCATGACACGGTGGAGAAGAACACTTACACCGAGTTGAAGGCTAAGGAACATCGCACCACCATTGCCGACCGCAAGAGTGAAGTGCGGATGGACGACCACCTGACGATTGGGGAGAACCAGCATGTGAAATTGGGGACTGCGCAACTGACGAGTTTCGGGAAAGAGATACATCTGAAGGCTTGGGACAAGATTGTTATTGTGGCGGGGATGGAGCTCACGGTTAAGGCCGGGGGGAGTTTCATCAAGCTGGATGCCGGTGGGATTACGGTGGTTGGGCCGGTGATCAAGATTAATGCGGGCGGGTCGGCGGGCTCGGGCACGGGGATCGGGATTAAGCCACCGGTGCTGCCGGGGGCTGCGGATTCTGACATTGCCGGCGAGTACCGCCTCAGGCTCTCGGCAGTACCCCCGCGCCGATGCCGCCACCGCCAGTGTGCAAGGAATGCCTGGCACGGGCCAAACGTAACGCTCAGGCTTTGGCCGCACGATAAGGGACGACATCATGCATAAAACTAACGCGCACTGGCTCGACGAGTTATGGGTCAACGCTCTACAACTGCAACACCAGCACCTCGACTTGCTGATCGATGCCACCAGCCTCGACTATCCCTTGCTGCAAGAATTAGCAGAGCAAGCCAACACGCCCAAATTAGCCAAATTGTTCGAAAACACCCCGGAAGTCGCGATCGCCGACTTTGGCCCGCTACTGCTGCGCGTGGAAACCTCCCAACGGCCCTGGCTGAAAACCTTCATCAGCGCCGTCGACTGCAACAAACACGTCGTCGCTCTGTTCAGCCCTTGGGATTTCGAGGCACTGGCCAACCATCTACGCGGCTTCCTCCAAGCGCAATGGAACCAAGGCCGCTCGGAGGGCGTTCTGCGTTACTACGACCCGCGCATGTTACTGCCGGTCGTCGAAACCCTCACGCCTGTGCAGAGCAAAGCCTTCCACGCAGCCGTCATTTCCTGGCACTGGCTCGACCGCGACCAACGCCCACAAAGCCTGCCGGGCAACTACGTCCGCCACGCCACCGTCCCACCCAGCGCCCCCGTCATGTTCGACCACCCACAAGTGGCCAACCTGCTCGCTTGGACCGAAGCCGATGCCTACCGCATCGACCACTGCGCCATCCCGCAGCACTACGGTCTGAGCCGCAATGAAAGCCTTATTCGTCATCTGTACCGCAGCCAATTGGCGGCGAATCAGAAAGGATTGAAAGAGCCGGAAGAGCGGGAGCCGTTTATTGATCAATGGTTGGTGGAGAACTCGGCGTTTGTGATTGATGAGCCGGTTAGGGAGTTGATTTGATGAGTGGGTTGGTTGAGCTTGCAGGGGAAGTGATGGTTTCTTGGTTGGTCCGTGGGTGGGTGTTGGTGGCGTTAGTGGGGGTGAGTGGGTGCCATGCTCATCCTGAAATGGTGTCCGCATCGGTCACTGGTTATAACCATACCTCCGCAGAAATTATACGGTTCAGTATCAATGGCGCTGGCGGTCCTAGCATTCCACCCAATCAGGCTGGAGGTGAAGTTTGCTGCGGCGTACTTCCTGTTCAATGGACCTCTGAACTTAGAGCGTTTATCGAATGGGACAAAGACCCAAAGCCATACGAATCCCTAGAGCGTGATCAGTACGGCCAAATTGTAAAAGAGGCTGCTATTCGCCACACCGTTGGCTATTCTCATCACTCAGCTACTGTAGAAATTCCTAAGTACGCTGAAGAAGTTTGCGCTTTGCAAGTTCACTTTTTTCCTTGCGATCAAGTAAGAGTGTCCACGACTTGTCATACCCCCGGGCATCCGAACTATCCCGACAAGGCTTATTTCCATGTAAAGGAGTCGACGAAATGTCCGGTTCTTTGATTGGGCTTTTTAGGGACTTCGGATCTCGGAGTTATGGTGGATTGCTTTGCCTGAGTCTGTTGGGATTAAGCGGTTGCCATACGCGTCCCGAAATGGTGTCAACACCTGTAACAGGGTTTAATCATACTTCGGCCAGTATCATCAAGTTCACCGTGAATGGTGCCGGGGGACACAATATTTCGGCATTTCAAGGTGGAGGGAGTCAAGTTTGCTGCAGCATGCTCCCTGCTCAATGGAGTTCGGGGCTTAGGGCGGTCGTTGAGTGGGATAAAGATCCTAATCCCGATAAATTTGTTAAGCGTGATAAATATGGACAAATTGATAAGGATGTCTATAAGAAGTACGCGGTCAATGCCTATCATCACAAGGCGACTGTTGAAATTCCACAGTACGGTAGCGAATTTTGCGCGCTTCAAGTTCACTTTCTTGCTTGTGATCAGGTGAAGGTTTCTACGACTTGCTTTACACCTAAGCACCCGGATTATCCCGACAAGGCTTATTTTCAGCCTAAGGAGTCGACGATATGTTCGGTACTTTAATTCGATCGGTCGCTCATATGCGATCAATAAGTAGCATCGGTTTTCTGGTTCTATGCCTGCTGGTTCTAAGCTCCTGTAGCAGCAATAAGTCTAGGATGTTGAGTACGTCGGTGACTGGGTATAACCACACATCGGCAGCCATCAATCGGTTTACTGTTAATGGCGCAGTCGGACCGAACCTAGGACCCAGAATAGGTGGAGGCAGTGAGGTTTGCTGCGGGATGATTCCTCCCGTCTGGAAGCCAGGATTGAGGGCGATTGTTGAGTGGGAGAAAGACCCTAAATCAAATTTTCCAGAAAAATGGCCACCTCTTGGAACTGATGAGTTTCGTGCGAAGCTAAAAAAACATGCCGCTAATTACTCGCACCATGTAGCGAATGTTGAAATTCCAAAATACGATGTTGCAGGATCGTTGAAAGTACACTTTTTACCGTGTGATCAGGTTCGTGTCTCCGCAGACAACATTAAGTTTGGTGAGCCGGACTACCCCTATAACTACCCGATGAACATGGAGGAGCCGAAGGTATGTACAAGCTTATGAGGAAAAACCCAGAAGAATATTTATTCAAAGTGTGGGGGGTGAGGTTTTTATGTGTGAGTGGCGCCGATTAGTTTTGATTTTTGAAGTTGGATATATTGTTCGGGTAATGTTGGTACTGATGGGCGCTGTAAGCTTGAGTGCGTGTCAAGCAGGTCAAGAAATAGTATCGGCCCCTGTAGAGGGTTATAACCATACGTCTGTCAATATTAATAGTTTTTCAATTAATGGTGCCGGAGGTCCAAATATTGGGCCTTA
The window above is part of the Pseudomonas prosekii genome. Proteins encoded here:
- a CDS encoding DUF3304 domain-containing protein, translating into MSGLVELAGEVMVSWLVRGWVLVALVGVSGCHAHPEMVSASVTGYNHTSAEIIRFSINGAGGPSIPPNQAGGEVCCGVLPVQWTSELRAFIEWDKDPKPYESLERDQYGQIVKEAAIRHTVGYSHHSATVEIPKYAEEVCALQVHFFPCDQVRVSTTCHTPGHPNYPDKAYFHVKESTKCPVL
- a CDS encoding DUF4123 domain-containing protein, which codes for MHKTNAHWLDELWVNALQLQHQHLDLLIDATSLDYPLLQELAEQANTPKLAKLFENTPEVAIADFGPLLLRVETSQRPWLKTFISAVDCNKHVVALFSPWDFEALANHLRGFLQAQWNQGRSEGVLRYYDPRMLLPVVETLTPVQSKAFHAAVISWHWLDRDQRPQSLPGNYVRHATVPPSAPVMFDHPQVANLLAWTEADAYRIDHCAIPQHYGLSRNESLIRHLYRSQLAANQKGLKEPEEREPFIDQWLVENSAFVIDEPVRELI
- a CDS encoding DUF2515 family protein, translated to MSAPVATFQTNNQSCSVKEIPLKCGTLWAMGQQEAIQRLSISKKGLFSKTAKMELVSDFSARAARIAAAYAEFYLELGEDGKPEKKGRFYWMGLAAFASKQVKCGLDYIPSEPYLTALVPLPFQVPYKIGKNGLGMGNFWLFQDIFVWHWFYKKYPCQFTECSPTRNAQSVEAQVAVNINSLPWAREALPVLKNLALTPYVEKGFNRIKECEEVTDPVIKRDLQMSSLLAIADHEQRKILQPLIYEGYMFKKVLTTQAALEGAPLVPLRVASFSSACDVKAEALRVQMTKGDLFNESDRMEFIKKIADQYHKLMGDKKDYMEQEIETISTWKNTQ
- the tssI gene encoding type VI secretion system Vgr family protein, translated to MFNPANETHFSLTIEGAESDNIGNLQVLSFSGTEGISQPYRFDLELVSENPDLDLEKLLHKQAFLALDQQGSGIHGQIYRVAQGDAGKRLTRYKISLVPHLQYLHHRTNQRIYQQMSAPKIIALILEEHGIKGNTYSFQLNETCPDRDYCVQYDETDLHFVQRLCEEEGIHYHFQHTPEGHLLVFGDDQTVFPKLGQPTAYVQGSGMVADEPVIKGFKLRLETRTGRVTRRDYDFEKPRLQLEAGYKPDGESTEPDLEDYDYPGRFIDRARGKFLSQRALERHRADYQQAEGNGDQTRLVSGHFLELSDHPRQEWNDLWLLTEIFHEGKQPQVLEESVTSDTTANKDDFHQGYRNRFLATPWAVFYRPALQHPKPRVLGSQTALVTGPKGEEIHCDQYGRVKVQFHWDREGQADDKTSCWMRVSSSWAGDRYGAIAIPRIGMEVLVTFLEGDPDQPLVTGCLYHKENLVPYELPANKTRTVFKTLSSPGGGGYNELRIEDKKGAEQIYLHAQRDWDENVEHDQKIRVGNERHDTVEKNTYTELKAEEHRTTIADRKSEVRMDDHLTIGQNQHVKLGTAQLTSVGKEIHLKAGDKIVIEAGMELTVKAGGSFIKLDAGGITVVGPVIKINAGGSAGSGTGIGIAAPGLPLIADQARAGNTLKSGAANSEKFDEQIRFVTGTGKPIKSVKAAIIIPSSAVPKISKSNADGLHPRIETEVEETAEVHLMWDELIVPLDADDYEASRNK
- a CDS encoding serine/threonine-protein kinase, which produces MTELMPPIDDLLVSEEEANNLTYFAFAKPLKGAPHKAEPALAPTRASVGQLPDVLAGRYRIERLLGAGGMGAVYRARDLLSEQFGDPDPYIALKILSEEFAESPDASALLYSEFALTRRLRHDHVLRFHTFEVDTDCQRAFITMELMRGLTLDKLLCERPVGMPWKELRDIALPLLDALAYAHARGVLHGDMKPSNVMLSEEGVRLFDFGLGQAEEGILPGLPHLSRNRFNAWTPGYAAPELLEGQPLTASADVYGVACVLYELAGGKHPFRRLPSTQARDEHLERELHAPRNLPKHCWPALRKALTFNAADRTITAAQLRDALGVTSSLLQRLRLRA
- a CDS encoding DUF3304 domain-containing protein, producing the protein MSGSLIGLFRDFGSRSYGGLLCLSLLGLSGCHTRPEMVSTPVTGFNHTSASIIKFTVNGAGGHNISAFQGGGSQVCCSMLPAQWSSGLRAVVEWDKDPNPDKFVKRDKYGQIDKDVYKKYAVNAYHHKATVEIPQYGSEFCALQVHFLACDQVKVSTTCFTPKHPDYPDKAYFQPKESTICSVL
- a CDS encoding tetratricopeptide repeat protein produces the protein MKFNIVYSFLLLVCAVSVWADNKNMICDPDSNVCSVAVANNYCASGEVANTKWDIRSGAYVLSCECDCTSQENTFWLIDTAGKSPVKTIYTSKIVSSIDIEKNKGGVPDLFGLVPYCTNPQVNSEVLINLKKIPGPEGATQPYCYSVEKSVAAEVCTTTDCEAKKSLVMRDFARFKEESLSEFKNATARLYKEKVRFQNFPKQQFVAPYVSTFGYSKSDQQSYNDIAYYWQQAGFNDDAIWLLEKVISSSPSRMVAYLNIADAYWSKGEQNRASDNYKKYIDLMMLSGKKQKIPERATNRSK
- a CDS encoding DUF3304 domain-containing protein — its product is MLSTSVTGYNHTSAAINRFTVNGAVGPNLGPRIGGGSEVCCGMIPPVWKPGLRAIVEWEKDPKSNFPEKWPPLGTDEFRAKLKKHAANYSHHVANVEIPKYDVAGSLKVHFLPCDQVRVSADNIKFGEPDYPYNYPMNMEEPKVCTSL